The Lentisphaera araneosa HTCC2155 DNA segment TCTCACACCATTAAACTTTAGCGAATTAAGATTTGATAAAAAACCCAGTTAGCGCTGGGTTTTTTCTGTAAAATCGATAAATTTGACATAAGTGACACTTTTTATTAAAAACTAAAGGTAATGATATCATGAAAAAGCTTCTTTTAAGCTTACTCCTCTCTGTGAGTCTTTTTGCTCAGTCAGGCATTGACAATTCACTCAAATATGAAGTGAAAGCATCCATGAAAAAGGGTGAGAATTTCTTACTCGCTCAACAAAATGAAAATGGCTCTTGGGGTTTATACGGTGGTGTGCCAGCGTACTCGGCACTCTCGATAACCACTCTAGCCATGTCTCCCTCGCGCGATCAATACAAAGAGCAAATTGATAAAGGTGCGAAATATTTAAGTCAGTTTCTTAATCCAGATGGTTCAATTCACGATCGCAGTGAACATGCTTACCCAAATTATACGACCTCACTTTCTTTGATGGCCTTTTACTTTGTTGATAGCAAAAAATATGGTGACGCAATTCGCAAAGGCCGTCGTTTCTTGGTTAAGAGTCAGTTCGGTCCAGAAACAGGTATAGAAGAGGGCGGCATTGGCTATGGTTCTAATATGACAAAGTCTGACTTATCCAATACTCAATACGCACTTGAAGCGCTTTACATCACTGAATCGGTTGATCAAGAGGGTGTGAGTCCCGAAGATGTAAAAGCCACTCGTGAAGCTTGGGCAAAAGCATTGGAATTTGTCGAACGTTGTCAATCATCAAAAGAGAATGATGAAGAGCTCAATATTGAGTGGAAAGAAAGAAACTATGGCGGTTTCCGTTATTCTCCGGATCGTTCAAAAACAGAAGGTCCAGATATGGCCCCTTATGCAGGTATGACTTACGCGGGTGTTAAATCGATGATTTATGCGAAAGTAAGCAAAGATGATCCACGTATTAAAGCGGCAATGGAGTGGGTGAAACGCAACTACACTTTAGATGAAAATCCAGGCCTCAAACTTCAAGGACACTTTTACTACATTCACACCTTTGCAAAAGCTTTACACGCAGCTGAAATTGAAGTGGTTGAAGGTGAAAATAATGCCAAGCACCACTGGAGAACAGATGTTTGTAAAAAACTCCTTTCAATGCAAGCAGAAGAGGGAAGTTGGTCAAACCCTGAAAAACGCTGGCAAGAAAATAAC contains these protein-coding regions:
- a CDS encoding prenyltransferase/squalene oxidase repeat-containing protein encodes the protein MKKLLLSLLLSVSLFAQSGIDNSLKYEVKASMKKGENFLLAQQNENGSWGLYGGVPAYSALSITTLAMSPSRDQYKEQIDKGAKYLSQFLNPDGSIHDRSEHAYPNYTTSLSLMAFYFVDSKKYGDAIRKGRRFLVKSQFGPETGIEEGGIGYGSNMTKSDLSNTQYALEALYITESVDQEGVSPEDVKATREAWAKALEFVERCQSSKENDEELNIEWKERNYGGFRYSPDRSKTEGPDMAPYAGMTYAGVKSMIYAKVSKDDPRIKAAMEWVKRNYTLDENPGLKLQGHFYYIHTFAKALHAAEIEVVEGENNAKHHWRTDVCKKLLSMQAEEGSWSNPEKRWQENNRQLVTAYALMSLYYAMAHQ